The sequence below is a genomic window from Streptomyces sudanensis.
CCGCCCTGGCGGCGCAGGGCACGTCGCGCGTCCACGGCATCGAGCTGATCAACCGGGGCTACGAGAACTTCATGCAGAAGCTGGTGGAGCTGGGCGCGAAGGTCGAGCTGCCGGGCGCCAGGGCCGTCTGACGGCGGAGCCGGGGGCGGCCCGCCCGGCGGCCCTCCCCCGGCCCGCGGCGGCCCTCCGGCGGTGCGCCGCCTTGCGTTCGCGACGACGACGGCCCCCCGGGTGAACGGGGGGCCGTCGTCGTCGCGCGGACCGCGCGGGGTCCCGGAAGGGACCGTGTACGGGCGGGAGAAGGGCGGTCGCCGTCCGGGGCGCCCGCCCCCTTCACACGCCCGCGGGGGCCTACTTGCCCTTGGCGGCTTCCTTGAGCTTCGAGCCCGCGGAGACCTTGACGCTGTAGCCGGCCGGGATCTCGATCGGGTCGCCGGTCTGCGGGTTGCGGGCGGTACGAGCGGCGCGGTGGGTGCGCTCGAAGGTCAGGAAGCCGGGGATGGTGACCTTCTCGTCACCCTTGGCGACGACCTCGCCGACGGTCTCGGCGAGCGCGGCCAGCACGGCGTCGGCGTCCTTGCGGGTCACCTCGGCGCGGTCGGCCAGGGCGGCCACCAGCTCACTGCGGTTCATGTTGTTACTCCCGTGTTCTTCTTGCCTGTGAGGCGTGAGATCGAAGCCGATGCTGCCAGGGCCCTAGGACAGTGCTCGGACCCGGGTCTGCCGTCAGACCCTCGCGCCCGAATACGCATCCTGCCCCCACCAGCGGCGGGAAAGCCAATCCGGCGCCCTCCGGCATCGTGCGGAGAGCACCGCGGCCCCGCCTCGGCGGGGTCCGGCCCGACCGCGCGCGCCGACCGCGCGAAGACGTCCCGGAGCCGAAGCGCAACCCTACGGGCGGATGCGGAAGCGCACGGTCCGCGACGCGCCGGGTGCCGCGCGACCGTGAGGGCCGTCACCCTCGGTGAGGGGCGTCAGAGGGGCTTCGCATCCGCCGCCGCGGCCTTCGCGGCGTTGCGTACGGCACCGGCCACGGCACCCGCGACCTTGTCGTTGAAGACCGACGGGATGATGTAGTTCGGGTTCAGTTCCCCGTCGGTGACGACGTCCGCCAGGGCGGTCGCCGCCGCGAGCATCATGTCGGTGTTGACCGTACGGGACTGGGCGTCCAGCAGGCCGCGGAACACGCCGGGGAACACCAGCACGTTGTTGATCTGGTTCGGGAAGTCGGACCGGCCGGTGGCCACCACGGCGGCGGTCCGGCGGGCGACGGCCGGGTCGACCTCGGGGTCCGGGTTCGCGAGCGCGAACACGATGGCGTCGTCGGCCATGGCGGCCACGTCGTCGCCGTCGAGGAGGTTCGGGGCGGAGACGCCGATGAAGACGTCGGCGCCGCGCACGGCCTCCTTCAGCGTGCCGGTGACGCCCTCGGGGTTGGTGTTGTCGGCGATCCAGCGCAGCGGGGACTCCGGCGCGGCGTCCACCAGGTCCTCGCGGCCGGCGTGGACGACGCCGTGGATGTCGGCGACGACCGCGTGCTTGACGCCCGCCGCGATGAGGAGCTTGAGGATGGCCGTGCCGGCGGCGCCGGCGCCGGACATGACGACGCGGACGTCCCCGACGTCCTTGCCGACGACGCGCAGGGCGTTGGTGAGGGCGGCGAGGACGACGATCGCGGTGCCGTGCTGGTCGTCGTGGAAGACCGGGATGTCCAGGGCCTCGCGCAGCCGCGCCTCGATCTCGAAGCAGCGGGGCGCGGAGATGTCCTCCAGGTTGATGCCGGCGAACCCGGGCGCGATGGCCTTGACGATCTCCACGATCGCGTCGGAGTCCTGCGTGTCGAGGCAGATCGGCCAGGCGTCGATCCCGGCGAACCGCTTGAACAGCGCCGCCTTGCCCTCCATGACCGGCAGGGCGGCCTTCGGGCCGATGTTGCCCAGGCCGAGTACGGCGGAGCCGTCGGTGACGACGGCGACGGAGTTGCGCTTGATGGTGAGGCGGCGGGCGTCCTCGGGGTTCTCGGCGATGGCCATGCACACGCGGGCGACCCCGGGCGTGTAGACCATGGACAGGTCGTCGCGGTTGCGGATGGGGTGCTTCGACGCCATCTCGATCTTGCCGCCGAGGTGCATCAGGAAGGTGCGGTCGGAGACCTTGCCGAGGACGACGCCCTCGATGTCGCGCAGTTTGCCGACGATCTCGTCGGCGTGCGTGGTCGAGGTGGCCGCGATGGTCACGTCGATCCGCAGCTTCTCGTGGCCGGAGGCGGTCACGTCGAGGCCGGTGACGGAACCGCCGGAGGACTCCACGGCCGTGGTGAGCTGGGAGACCGCCGTTCCGCTCGCGGGCACCTCCAGCCGGACCGTCATCGAGTACGAGACGCTGGGCGCCGTTGCCATGACCGGGTTCCTCTGCTTTCCCTGGGTTCGCTCTGGGTTCGCTGCCGTCCCGCGCGGCACGGACCGCGCGGGCCCTCCGATGGTCGCACCTACTCGCCGGTAGCAGATAATACGGTCGTTTTGCTCCCGGGCGTCCCCGCTCCGCCCCGCGGGAACGGCGATCGCGGGACCACGAGAACGGGACCACGAGAAAGCGGGTCCGCGTCGTCCGGGACGACGCGGACCCGCTGCCACGTTCAGCGACACCGGCCCGCCATGCTCGCCTCGCGGCAAGTGGTCGCTCGCGGCGACTAAGGTTGGGCCCGGGGGCTTGGATCGAGCCGGTGCCACCACCAGGCTAACAAACCCGCCGGGATTCGGTCGCGGTTCAGTCGCGCAGCAGGTCCGGCACCCCCGCGGCGTCCGGTTCGTCGCGCCGCCCGGCGACGACCGTCAGCTGCTGCGTGGCGCGGGTCAGCGCCACGTACAGCACCCGCAGGCCCGCCGGGGACTCGTCGGCGATCTCGGCGGGCGAGACCACCACCGTCGCGTCGTACTCCAGGCCCTTCGCCTCCAGGCTGCCCAGCGCCACCACGCGGTCGCCCAGCCCGGCGAGCCAGCCCGCCGCCTGCTCCCGCCGGTCCATGGCGACGACGACGCCCACGGTGCCGTCCACCCGCTCCAGGAGGCGGCGCGCCTCGTCCCGCACGACCCGGGCGAGGTCGCCGTCGCCCGCGGCGGTGAAGCGGGGCTCGACGCCCGTGGAGCGCACCGCGCGCGGCGACTCGGCGCCGGGCATGGCCAGGGCCAGGACCTTCGCGGCCAGCTCGGCGATCTCGGCGGGGTTGCGGTAGTTCACCGTGAGGGTGAAGCGGCGGCGCGGCCGGGTGCCCAGCGCCTCGTCGCGGGCCTGGGCGGCCTCGTCGGGGGCCGACCAGGACGACTGCGCCGGGTCCCCGACGACCGTCCAGGTGGCGTGCCGGCCGCGGCGGCCGACCATGCGCCACTGCATGGGCGTGAGGTCCTGCGCCTCGTCGACGATGACGTGCGCGTACTCGGTGCGCTCCTGGGCGAGCCGCTCGGCCCGCTCGCGCTGCGACTCCTCCCGCACGGGCATCAGCTCCTCCAGGCCGGTGAGCTGGTCCAGCGGGTCCGCCTCCCGTCTGCGGCGCGGCCGGGCGGGCGTGCCGAGCAGCGTGTGCAGCTCGTCGAGGAGGGCCACGTCGTGCACGGAGTACGCGTCGCGGCGCAGCGAGCGGGCGAGGCGGCGCACCTCGCCGGGGTTGAGGACGCGGCGCGACCAGCGGGCCAGGCGCCTCTCGTCGGCCATCGCGGCGAGCACCCCGCGCGGGGTCAGCTCGGGCCACCAGGCGTCGAGGAACCCGGTGAAGGAGTCCTCCGACGTGACGTCCTCGTCGAAGGAGGACCGCAGCTCGGCGGCGAGTTCCGGGTCGGTGTGGCGGGCGGCGGCGCCCGTCTTCGCGTACAGGGCGTCCAGGAGCAGGCGCCGGGCCCGCGGGCGGAGCAGGTTGACCGGGGCGGTGCCGCCGAGCACCGCGTGGCGGATCCGCCGCAGCTCCTCGGCCTCCAGCTCGACGCGCCGGCCGAAGGCGACCACGCGCAGCCGGTCGGGGGCCGTGCCCTGCTCCAGGGCGCCCCGGGCGGCCTTGCGCAGCACCTTCAGCATCCGGGAGGAGCCCTTGACCCGGGCGACGGCCGGTTCGTCGTACGCGGTGGCCTCGACGCCGTCGACCAGGCCGCCGACGGCGCGGACGGCGACCTGGCCCTCCTCGCCCAGCGACGGCAGGACGCCCTCGGTGTAGGCGACGAGCAGGGGCGTCGGCGAGACGACGAGGATGCCCCCGGCGTACCGGCGCCGGTCCTGGTACAGCAGGTACGCGGCGCGGTGCAGGGCGACGGCGGTCTTGCCGGTGCCGGGGCCGCCCTCGACGTACGTGACGGACGCGGCGGGCGCGCGGACGACGAGGTCCTGCTCGGCCTGGATGGACGACACGATGTCGCGCATCGTGTGGCCCCGGGCCCGGCCCAGCGCGGCCATGAGGGCGCCGTCCCCGACGACGGGCAGTTCGGCGCCGTCGAGCAGGGCGGTCAGCTCGGGGCGCATCAGGTCGTCCTCGACGCCGAGGACGCGGCGGCCCTTGGAGCGGATGACGCGGCGGCGCACCACCCGGCCCGGGTCGACGGGCGTGGCCCGGTAGAACGGCGCGGCGGCGGGCGCGCGCCAGTCGATGACGAGCGGGTTGTAGTCGGTGTCGAGTACGCCGAGGCGGCCGATGTGGAGCGTCTCGGCGATCTCGGCGGTGCCGTCGGGCCGTACGGCGTCGTCGGTGGGTTCGACGGAGGTGTACGCGCCGTCGGGGCCCTTCTGGCCGTCCTTGCCGCGCAGGAGGTCGATGCGGCCGAAGAGGAAGTCCTCGAACTCGCT
It includes:
- a CDS encoding HU family DNA-binding protein; translated protein: MNRSELVAALADRAEVTRKDADAVLAALAETVGEVVAKGDEKVTIPGFLTFERTHRAARTARNPQTGDPIEIPAGYSVKVSAGSKLKEAAKGK
- a CDS encoding NAD-dependent malic enzyme gives rise to the protein MATAPSVSYSMTVRLEVPASGTAVSQLTTAVESSGGSVTGLDVTASGHEKLRIDVTIAATSTTHADEIVGKLRDIEGVVLGKVSDRTFLMHLGGKIEMASKHPIRNRDDLSMVYTPGVARVCMAIAENPEDARRLTIKRNSVAVVTDGSAVLGLGNIGPKAALPVMEGKAALFKRFAGIDAWPICLDTQDSDAIVEIVKAIAPGFAGINLEDISAPRCFEIEARLREALDIPVFHDDQHGTAIVVLAALTNALRVVGKDVGDVRVVMSGAGAAGTAILKLLIAAGVKHAVVADIHGVVHAGREDLVDAAPESPLRWIADNTNPEGVTGTLKEAVRGADVFIGVSAPNLLDGDDVAAMADDAIVFALANPDPEVDPAVARRTAAVVATGRSDFPNQINNVLVFPGVFRGLLDAQSRTVNTDMMLAAATALADVVTDGELNPNYIIPSVFNDKVAGAVAGAVRNAAKAAAADAKPL
- a CDS encoding HelD family protein, producing MAAQEADRVVDTVRDREVAVEQDHLDRVYRRLEEKIHEAEFVMHDAARRGQVGTPGALAERDAQVFRAGVHLNRLNSEFEDFLFGRIDLLRGKDGQKGPDGAYTSVEPTDDAVRPDGTAEIAETLHIGRLGVLDTDYNPLVIDWRAPAAAPFYRATPVDPGRVVRRRVIRSKGRRVLGVEDDLMRPELTALLDGAELPVVGDGALMAALGRARGHTMRDIVSSIQAEQDLVVRAPAASVTYVEGGPGTGKTAVALHRAAYLLYQDRRRYAGGILVVSPTPLLVAYTEGVLPSLGEEGQVAVRAVGGLVDGVEATAYDEPAVARVKGSSRMLKVLRKAARGALEQGTAPDRLRVVAFGRRVELEAEELRRIRHAVLGGTAPVNLLRPRARRLLLDALYAKTGAAARHTDPELAAELRSSFDEDVTSEDSFTGFLDAWWPELTPRGVLAAMADERRLARWSRRVLNPGEVRRLARSLRRDAYSVHDVALLDELHTLLGTPARPRRRREADPLDQLTGLEELMPVREESQRERAERLAQERTEYAHVIVDEAQDLTPMQWRMVGRRGRHATWTVVGDPAQSSWSAPDEAAQARDEALGTRPRRRFTLTVNYRNPAEIAELAAKVLALAMPGAESPRAVRSTGVEPRFTAAGDGDLARVVRDEARRLLERVDGTVGVVVAMDRREQAAGWLAGLGDRVVALGSLEAKGLEYDATVVVSPAEIADESPAGLRVLYVALTRATQQLTVVAGRRDEPDAAGVPDLLRD